One Cupriavidus necator N-1 DNA window includes the following coding sequences:
- a CDS encoding D-amino acid dehydrogenase: MAPAPLAPKLSGPETDGVNGRIVRSRIYFTGTAMTHIVIVGAGISGVTTAYTLSRLGYQVTVVDRQLYPAMETSFANGGQLSASNAEVWNSSGTLLKGIKWMLQKDAPLLLNPKPSWHKYSWLGEFVASIPRYRRNTIETTRLAIEARKYLFEMAEREQIDFDLQHRGILHIYHDKASFAAAGRTNTLLVAGGLERHAVSPEEIKTIEPTLQGQYYGGYFTASDATGDIHKFTRGLAQACHKYDVCFLHGVDVQAVEMTEQGVRLLLQTTLDDKLSTTRADVGTELVADALVVCAGVGSRHIAQMVGDRINVYPVKGYSITVHLDDEASVQGAPWVSLLDESAKIVTSRLGAGRFRVAGTAEFNGYNRDIRADRIEPLIAWTRRNFAIGTSRVVPWAGLRPMMPDMMPRVGRGRHARVFYNTGHGHLGWTLSGATASMIASVVDRDCPRH; encoded by the coding sequence ATGGCGCCGGCACCGTTGGCGCCTAAGCTCTCAGGTCCCGAGACAGATGGGGTGAACGGCCGGATCGTCCGGTCACGAATTTACTTCACAGGGACTGCCATGACGCATATTGTTATCGTCGGCGCCGGTATTTCCGGCGTCACTACCGCTTATACGCTCTCGAGACTTGGCTACCAGGTCACGGTCGTCGACCGCCAATTGTATCCGGCGATGGAAACGTCGTTCGCCAATGGTGGCCAGCTTTCCGCCAGCAATGCCGAAGTCTGGAACAGCTCTGGCACGCTGCTCAAAGGTATCAAATGGATGCTGCAGAAAGATGCCCCGCTGTTGCTCAATCCCAAGCCATCGTGGCATAAATACTCGTGGCTCGGAGAATTCGTCGCGAGCATCCCCCGCTACCGCCGCAACACGATCGAGACCACTCGGTTGGCCATCGAGGCACGCAAGTATCTGTTCGAGATGGCAGAGCGTGAGCAGATCGACTTTGACCTGCAGCATCGCGGCATCCTGCACATCTATCACGACAAAGCGAGCTTTGCGGCCGCAGGCAGGACCAACACTCTCCTCGTTGCCGGAGGACTTGAGCGTCATGCTGTGAGTCCGGAGGAAATCAAGACGATCGAACCAACGCTGCAAGGCCAGTACTACGGCGGCTACTTCACCGCGTCAGACGCCACCGGCGATATTCACAAGTTCACGCGCGGCCTCGCGCAGGCCTGTCATAAATACGATGTGTGCTTCCTGCATGGGGTGGACGTGCAGGCCGTCGAGATGACCGAACAAGGCGTTCGCCTCCTGTTGCAGACAACACTGGACGATAAGCTCTCGACCACGCGCGCTGACGTTGGGACGGAACTCGTCGCCGACGCGCTGGTTGTCTGCGCCGGTGTCGGGAGCCGCCATATCGCGCAAATGGTGGGGGATCGCATCAATGTGTATCCGGTCAAGGGCTATTCGATCACCGTGCATTTGGACGACGAAGCCAGTGTGCAAGGTGCGCCGTGGGTCAGCCTGCTGGATGAGAGCGCGAAGATCGTGACAAGCCGCCTGGGAGCGGGGCGTTTCCGTGTGGCCGGCACGGCCGAATTTAACGGTTACAACCGCGACATTCGCGCCGACCGCATCGAACCCTTGATCGCCTGGACACGCCGTAACTTCGCTATCGGTACTTCGCGTGTGGTGCCGTGGGCTGGCTTGCGCCCGATGATGCCTGACATGATGCCGCGCGTCGGCCGTGGCCGGCATGCACGCGTGTTTTACAACACCGGCCACGGGCATCTCGGTTGGACATTGTCGGGTGCGACTGCCTCGATGATCGCGAGCGTAGTCGACCGCGACTGTCCGCGCCACTAG
- a CDS encoding antibiotic biosynthesis monooxygenase family protein has protein sequence MHYLAGGRRERQLAVEAGPAVLINVFTLDKADEQALLDAWQDDAEFMKRQPGFISTQLHRAIGDSATFLNYAVWESTAHFRAAFTHPEFQARVSHYPASVVAMPHLFQKIAVPGICVA, from the coding sequence TTGCACTATTTAGCAGGTGGTCGGCGCGAACGCCAGCTAGCTGTTGAAGCAGGGCCAGCCGTGCTGATCAACGTATTCACGTTGGACAAGGCCGACGAACAAGCCTTGTTGGATGCATGGCAAGACGATGCCGAGTTCATGAAGCGGCAGCCCGGGTTCATCTCGACCCAACTGCACCGCGCGATCGGCGACAGCGCGACTTTTCTGAACTACGCAGTTTGGGAGTCGACCGCGCACTTTCGGGCTGCCTTCACACATCCGGAATTCCAGGCAAGGGTCTCGCACTATCCGGCCTCAGTCGTCGCGATGCCGCACCTGTTCCAAAAGATCGCCGTGCCAGGCATTTGCGTCGCCTGA
- a CDS encoding FitA-like ribbon-helix-helix domain-containing protein, translating into MATLTIRNVDDELKARLRIEAAQHGHSMEEEVREILRRALSKPPARGGLGSRLRQRFATLADPGLELPARVERPRCPELPE; encoded by the coding sequence ATGGCGACGCTGACCATTCGAAACGTGGATGACGAGTTGAAGGCCCGGCTGCGCATCGAAGCCGCCCAGCACGGCCACTCCATGGAGGAGGAGGTGCGCGAGATCTTGCGGCGCGCGCTCAGCAAGCCGCCTGCGCGCGGCGGCCTGGGCAGCCGGCTGCGCCAGCGCTTTGCCACGTTGGCCGATCCCGGATTGGAACTGCCCGCACGGGTCGAACGACCACGGTGCCCGGAGTTGCCGGAATGA
- a CDS encoding DNA-binding protein: MATADLELTDAAPDFERSAALAGDIAALRGRFPETRALYREVCGLLFFRYGITPTANKLYQLVRKGSMGTPAEVLQAFWQELRGRTRVTIDHPDLPEALKDIAAGAVQTIWQAANEAATGELATLRAEARAAASAAEAERDAAHAETARAREAAAALVAQLDTARQAIEAGETALAAERQAHAATQARLEAGRAELEAARRQLAELRTQFSTELERARDQVVIAQERAEASERRALRELDAERTARQQSERLVEALRGELAAARAEARDAAVAQAEARARLETQVAALTEQLTTRLAAADAAARKAADDLATVQAALAAAQRRAERAEAEAALARQLLAELRLAPRERGEGGSVERRRRKAGGPAPSAGDTSSDTPSEPPAKVQGASAPRPEEGGDSSDSSYNEHDDSKD, encoded by the coding sequence ATGGCCACCGCCGATCTTGAGTTGACCGATGCCGCGCCCGACTTCGAGCGGTCTGCCGCTCTCGCCGGCGACATTGCCGCGCTGCGCGGCCGTTTCCCCGAGACCCGCGCGCTGTACCGCGAGGTCTGCGGCCTGCTGTTCTTCCGCTACGGCATCACGCCCACCGCCAACAAGCTCTATCAGCTGGTGCGCAAGGGCAGCATGGGCACGCCCGCCGAGGTGCTGCAGGCGTTCTGGCAGGAGTTGCGCGGGCGCACCCGCGTCACCATCGACCATCCCGACCTACCGGAGGCGTTGAAGGACATCGCCGCCGGGGCGGTGCAGACCATCTGGCAGGCGGCCAACGAGGCCGCCACCGGCGAGCTGGCCACGCTGCGCGCCGAGGCGCGCGCCGCCGCCAGCGCGGCCGAGGCCGAGCGCGATGCCGCGCACGCCGAGACCGCGCGCGCACGGGAGGCAGCCGCGGCGCTGGTCGCGCAGCTGGACACCGCGCGGCAGGCCATCGAGGCGGGCGAAACGGCGTTGGCCGCCGAGCGCCAGGCCCACGCCGCCACGCAGGCGCGGCTGGAGGCGGGGCGGGCGGAACTCGAGGCGGCGCGCCGGCAGCTGGCGGAGCTGCGTACCCAATTCTCGACGGAGCTGGAGCGTGCCCGCGACCAGGTCGTCATCGCGCAGGAACGGGCCGAGGCCAGCGAGCGCCGCGCCTTGCGCGAACTGGATGCGGAGCGCACTGCGCGCCAGCAGAGCGAGCGGTTGGTCGAAGCGTTGCGCGGCGAACTGGCGGCGGCGCGCGCCGAAGCCCGCGACGCGGCGGTGGCGCAGGCCGAGGCCCGCGCCCGGCTCGAAACCCAGGTCGCGGCCCTCACCGAGCAGCTCACCACGCGGCTTGCGGCTGCCGACGCCGCGGCGCGGAAAGCGGCCGACGACCTGGCCACGGTGCAGGCGGCACTGGCCGCGGCGCAGCGCCGGGCCGAGCGCGCCGAAGCCGAAGCGGCGCTGGCGCGCCAGCTGCTGGCAGAATTGCGGCTGGCGCCGCGCGAACGGGGGGAGGGGGGTAGCGTTGAGCGACGGCGGCGCAAGGCCGGCGGCCCGGCCCCTTCCGCCGGCGACACATCAAGCGACACACCAAGCGAACCGCCAGCCAAAGTCCAGGGGGCGAGCGCCCCGCGCCCGGAAGAGGGCGGCGACAGCAGCGATAGCAGCTACAACGAACACGATGACAGCAAAGACTGA
- a CDS encoding H-NS histone family protein, protein MTAKTERAAAIRWIQAEMADYGLNMEELAAAGCFDPPPPPPPPPPPPPAPAPVVCYRNAAGQSWDGQGEMPDWLRRAVNAGQSKEFYRVG, encoded by the coding sequence ATGACAGCAAAGACTGAGCGGGCGGCGGCGATCCGCTGGATCCAGGCCGAGATGGCCGACTACGGGCTGAACATGGAGGAGCTGGCCGCGGCGGGGTGCTTCGATCCGCCACCTCCTCCGCCACCGCCGCCCCCACCCCCACCCGCGCCAGCGCCCGTGGTCTGCTACCGCAACGCGGCGGGCCAGAGCTGGGACGGGCAGGGCGAGATGCCCGACTGGCTGCGGCGGGCGGTCAATGCGGGGCAGAGCAAGGAGTTTTACCGGGTTGGATAG
- a CDS encoding H-NS family nucleoid-associated regulatory protein — protein sequence MKENKLAPEQEVEPRVASNATNGPGQMELPIAEAMRDADPAMGEASGAGVGSGSVDTQAQRLDFWSTSRDSGPTATVSYRRRRSYAAPDASTEDVAPGESREAAASAALPESDAPQAPMESMPSEATTDAVAEAPVEVLATDEPMEAAAQDELTESAAPVAPLYAPAPEAAPEETRAPKRGRKPKALTETAAPEAAPEETRAPKRGRKPKTLAEVAAPEVTTQETPTRKRGPKQITLPGVEAAPEAPTQKPQTRKPRQEQKTPTATQSASQSSLLAQLASVNAQLEQLRATEVPKVVEEIRQLMQEYDLSIEDIAGKPSVEPAARAVPTKTKAAQPPRYRNPKTGQTWSGRGRAPAWIGKKPERFLIDLLY from the coding sequence ATGAAGGAGAACAAATTGGCCCCAGAGCAAGAGGTCGAACCCCGTGTCGCGAGCAATGCGACGAACGGACCTGGTCAGATGGAGCTTCCCATCGCTGAGGCGATGCGCGACGCGGATCCCGCCATGGGTGAAGCCAGTGGTGCAGGCGTCGGTAGTGGCAGCGTTGACACTCAGGCCCAACGCTTGGACTTCTGGTCGACAAGCCGGGATAGCGGCCCGACGGCGACCGTGTCATATCGGCGCCGGCGGTCTTACGCAGCCCCGGACGCTTCAACGGAAGACGTGGCACCGGGAGAATCGAGGGAAGCTGCCGCCTCGGCAGCGTTGCCTGAATCCGACGCGCCGCAAGCGCCCATGGAATCCATGCCCTCGGAAGCGACCACAGACGCCGTGGCCGAAGCTCCGGTTGAAGTCCTGGCCACGGACGAACCGATGGAAGCTGCCGCCCAGGACGAACTGACCGAATCGGCCGCCCCGGTAGCACCGCTTTACGCCCCAGCTCCGGAAGCTGCGCCTGAAGAGACGCGGGCCCCGAAGCGCGGTCGGAAGCCGAAAGCGCTCACCGAAACTGCCGCTCCGGAAGCTGCGCCGGAAGAGACACGGGCCCCGAAGCGCGGTCGGAAGCCGAAAACCCTAGCCGAAGTTGCCGCTCCGGAAGTCACGACTCAAGAGACCCCAACCCGGAAGCGCGGGCCGAAGCAGATAACACTGCCTGGAGTGGAGGCTGCCCCGGAAGCGCCGACTCAGAAGCCGCAAACCCGAAAGCCGCGACAAGAGCAAAAAACGCCTACCGCAACCCAAAGCGCGTCCCAATCCTCACTGCTCGCTCAACTGGCATCTGTCAATGCGCAACTTGAGCAGTTGCGAGCCACGGAAGTACCAAAGGTCGTGGAGGAGATTCGGCAGTTGATGCAGGAGTACGACCTCAGCATTGAGGACATTGCGGGCAAGCCCAGTGTTGAGCCCGCTGCCCGCGCTGTTCCGACCAAGACGAAGGCCGCGCAGCCTCCGAGGTACCGCAACCCCAAGACGGGCCAGACCTGGTCGGGGCGCGGTAGGGCTCCCGCGTGGATTGGCAAAAAGCCCGAGCGTTTCCTAATCGATCTCTTGTACTGA
- a CDS encoding RES family NAD+ phosphorylase, translating into MSSVICRKCIEDSHLAKALEEYFQQLTCSECGQRSRKAVTVEALAAVIEPVLREYFVQGGDIKHFGEDDSEWYEQDGESLDAIIQQVTEQDFVFQEELVRAICDLDDAWPPDGDEVLWDSTASYVPRRMRPHEMALFWEVATQEIKHGQRFFSPSVRLLFDRLFAGVGTMYAYAEGTKQPVTVSLSTDTAVYRSRVCASRAMMKDASADPMKHVGPPPAEMAKAGRMNAEGVVVLYTALDPDTARAELRPAIGSDLAVIKMTPVRRLKVLDMARLETVAAGALSYFQPDYEEEVLKHAFLRRLHRMISQPIVPGHEADYLITQAMAEYLANVHPEKYDGIKFTSAQNQGGMNLVLFSRSEFENDEMVARFGVDYVSGSIEFSRTSGVQYSQEPLVYFERQDGEPVAYMKNGDYDLDDLE; encoded by the coding sequence ATGAGTTCTGTAATTTGCCGCAAATGCATTGAAGATTCCCACCTTGCGAAGGCACTGGAGGAATACTTCCAGCAGCTGACATGCTCCGAGTGCGGGCAACGATCTCGAAAGGCCGTCACAGTTGAAGCCTTAGCTGCAGTCATTGAACCCGTCCTGCGCGAGTACTTTGTTCAGGGAGGCGATATTAAGCACTTCGGTGAGGACGATAGTGAGTGGTATGAGCAGGATGGCGAATCCTTGGACGCAATCATTCAACAGGTAACAGAACAAGATTTCGTGTTCCAGGAAGAACTTGTGAGGGCCATCTGCGACCTCGACGACGCCTGGCCGCCAGACGGGGATGAGGTCTTGTGGGATAGCACTGCATCCTACGTTCCGCGCAGAATGCGACCCCACGAGATGGCGTTATTTTGGGAAGTCGCCACTCAGGAGATCAAACACGGTCAACGGTTCTTCAGCCCATCGGTGCGCCTATTGTTTGATCGTCTGTTCGCGGGGGTCGGCACGATGTACGCCTATGCGGAAGGAACAAAGCAGCCGGTGACGGTCTCTTTGTCGACGGATACGGCGGTCTACCGCTCGCGTGTATGTGCGTCGAGGGCCATGATGAAGGATGCATCTGCCGACCCGATGAAGCATGTCGGCCCGCCGCCCGCGGAAATGGCGAAGGCGGGGAGAATGAATGCCGAAGGGGTTGTGGTCCTCTACACCGCATTAGATCCGGATACGGCCCGCGCGGAGCTTCGCCCAGCTATAGGGAGTGACCTTGCTGTCATCAAAATGACCCCGGTGAGACGATTGAAGGTGCTGGATATGGCGCGACTCGAAACGGTAGCTGCGGGCGCGTTGAGCTATTTTCAGCCGGACTACGAGGAAGAGGTGCTCAAGCACGCTTTCCTTCGACGGCTGCATCGCATGATTTCGCAGCCTATTGTGCCGGGACACGAAGCAGACTACCTGATTACCCAGGCTATGGCTGAGTATCTGGCGAATGTTCATCCAGAGAAATACGATGGCATCAAATTTACGTCGGCCCAGAATCAAGGCGGCATGAATCTGGTGCTGTTCAGCCGTTCTGAATTCGAAAACGATGAGATGGTGGCGAGATTCGGCGTTGACTACGTTTCCGGGAGCATCGAGTTCTCAAGGACCTCGGGTGTCCAGTATTCCCAAGAGCCGCTCGTCTATTTTGAGCGCCAGGATGGAGAACCGGTCGCTTACATGAAAAATGGGGATTATGACCTGGACGATCTCGAATGA
- a CDS encoding IS256 family transposase produces MPRKTKTSQAADRELPAIPEDLIAHFVKGPMTAEAVQDASMAFKKALIERALGAELGHHLGYQPGAERPAGTANQRNGKSAKTVLTEDGPLRVDIPRDRDGSFDPILIPKHERRFTGFDDKIIAMYARGMTVREIQAFLAEQYGTEVSPEFISSVTDAVMDEVTAWQARPLEVMYPVVFFDALRVKMREDGVVRNKAVYLALGVLPDGTRDILGLWIETTEGAKFWMKVFNDLKTRGTQDILIAVTDGLKGMEQALAAVFPNTTLQTCIVHLIRNSLEYASWKERRAVAAALKPVYTAPTVEAALAELAAFEQGEWGKRYTPIAASWRRAWDQVIPFFTFPPAIRKIIYTTNAIESVNAQLRKIIKTRGHFPSDEAATKLLWLALRNITGKWGSSTHDWKAAMNQFAILYEERFTHPHR; encoded by the coding sequence ATGCCACGCAAGACGAAAACCAGCCAAGCCGCAGACCGTGAGCTGCCGGCCATTCCCGAGGACCTGATCGCCCATTTCGTGAAGGGCCCCATGACCGCCGAGGCGGTTCAGGACGCCTCGATGGCGTTCAAGAAGGCCCTGATCGAGCGCGCCTTGGGCGCCGAGCTCGGCCATCACCTGGGCTACCAGCCGGGCGCGGAGCGCCCGGCCGGCACGGCCAACCAGCGCAACGGCAAGAGCGCCAAGACCGTCCTGACCGAGGATGGCCCGCTGAGGGTGGACATCCCGCGCGACCGCGATGGCAGCTTCGATCCGATCCTGATTCCCAAGCACGAACGGCGCTTCACCGGGTTCGACGACAAGATCATCGCCATGTACGCCCGTGGCATGACCGTGCGCGAGATCCAGGCGTTTCTGGCCGAACAGTACGGCACCGAGGTCTCGCCCGAGTTCATCAGCTCGGTGACCGATGCAGTGATGGACGAAGTCACTGCCTGGCAGGCCCGCCCGCTTGAGGTGATGTATCCGGTCGTGTTCTTCGACGCGCTGCGGGTCAAGATGCGTGAGGACGGCGTGGTGCGCAACAAGGCCGTCTACCTGGCCTTGGGCGTGCTGCCGGACGGCACGCGCGACATCCTGGGCCTGTGGATCGAGACCACCGAAGGTGCCAAGTTCTGGATGAAGGTGTTCAACGACCTGAAGACCCGTGGCACCCAGGACATACTGATCGCGGTGACCGATGGTCTTAAGGGCATGGAACAGGCCCTGGCCGCGGTGTTCCCGAACACCACGCTGCAGACCTGCATCGTGCATCTGATCCGGAACAGTTTGGAATACGCCAGTTGGAAGGAGCGCCGGGCCGTGGCTGCGGCGCTCAAGCCCGTGTACACCGCGCCCACCGTGGAGGCTGCGCTGGCCGAGCTGGCGGCCTTCGAGCAAGGGGAATGGGGCAAGCGGTACACCCCGATCGCCGCGTCCTGGCGTCGCGCGTGGGACCAGGTGATCCCGTTCTTTACGTTCCCGCCGGCGATCCGCAAGATCATCTACACGACCAACGCGATCGAGAGCGTCAACGCCCAACTGCGCAAGATCATCAAGACGCGGGGTCACTTCCCCAGCGATGAAGCGGCGACCAAGCTGCTGTGGCTGGCCCTGCGCAACATCACCGGGAAGTGGGGCAGTTCAACGCATGACTGGAAGGCTGCCATGAACCAGTTTGCAATCCTCTACGAGGAGCGCTTCACCCATCCACATCGTTGA
- a CDS encoding IS3 family transposase (programmed frameshift), which yields MRAYSAERKEALLRRMMPPENALVSALARETGVAEQTLYAWRRQMKAQGVPVPGDGKNPEAWSSEDKFAVVLETAPLNEAELAEYCRRKGLYAEQIAAWREACRSANANAGEQAREQRLQSKGDKKRIQQLEKELQRKEKALAEAAALLILRKKGPGDLGRKRGRLINVPDRRLCISLIREAERSGCRLAQACDELGLSLRTFQRWVREGDEVVADARTTTVRPAPANKLSKAERQQILAVANSVEFASLPPSQIVPTLADRGQYVASESSFYRVLRSASQQHHRGRARKPSARVVTSHCATGPNQVWSWDITWMPAAIKGQYYYWYMMLDVFSRKIVGHEVHRAESAELAALLMRRASLAEGLAGRPLVLHSDNGSPMKGATMLATLENLGVVASFSRPRVSNDNPYAESLFRTCKYRPDYPRQAFGSVDEARAWTQRFVRWYNHEHKHSGLKFVTPAQRHGGVAAAVLAHREAVYAEAKARTPKRWSGPTRNWSLADEVWLNPERIEPAELKQVA from the exons ATGAGAGCCTATTCAGCAGAGAGAAAGGAAGCGCTGTTGCGTCGCATGATGCCCCCCGAGAACGCGTTGGTGTCGGCGTTGGCAAGGGAGACGGGAGTTGCGGAGCAGACGTTGTATGCTTGGCGTCGACAGATGAAAGCGCAAGGAGTCCCGGTGCCGGGAGATGGAAAGAACCCCGAGGCGTGGTCCTCGGAGGACAAGTTTGCGGTGGTACTGGAAACCGCGCCGCTCAATGAAGCGGAATTGGCGGAGTATTGCCGCCGCAAGGGTCTTTACGCGGAGCAGATCGCTGCCTGGCGGGAGGCCTGTCGCTCGGCCAATGCCAACGCCGGTGAACAGGCGCGAGAACAACGACTTCAGTCCAAGGGTGACAAGAAGCGCATCCAGCAGCTTGAGAAGGAATTACAGCGAAAGGAGAAGGCGCTGGCGGAGGCGGCCGCATTGCTCATCCTGAGAAAAAAAG GCCCAGGCGATTTGGGGAGAAAAAGAGGACGACTGATCAACGTCCCAGATCGCCGATTGTGTATATCGTTGATTCGTGAGGCAGAACGCTCTGGCTGCCGACTGGCACAGGCTTGCGACGAGTTGGGTCTGAGCTTGCGCACCTTCCAGCGCTGGGTTCGAGAAGGCGACGAGGTGGTCGCAGATGCTCGCACCACCACTGTGCGGCCAGCGCCAGCCAACAAGCTAAGCAAGGCGGAACGCCAGCAGATTCTTGCGGTGGCCAACAGCGTGGAGTTTGCCAGTTTGCCGCCCAGCCAGATCGTACCGACGCTGGCGGACCGCGGCCAGTACGTGGCCTCGGAGTCGAGCTTCTATCGTGTCTTGCGTAGCGCGTCGCAGCAGCATCACCGCGGTCGTGCGCGCAAGCCCTCGGCGCGGGTGGTGACCAGCCATTGCGCCACCGGACCCAATCAGGTGTGGAGCTGGGACATTACCTGGATGCCGGCAGCAATCAAGGGCCAGTATTACTACTGGTACATGATGCTGGACGTGTTCAGCCGCAAGATCGTCGGTCATGAAGTGCATCGGGCGGAGTCGGCGGAGTTGGCGGCGTTGCTCATGCGGCGAGCCAGTTTGGCCGAAGGTCTGGCTGGACGTCCTCTGGTTCTGCACTCGGATAACGGCAGTCCAATGAAGGGCGCGACGATGCTCGCCACCCTGGAAAACCTGGGGGTGGTCGCTTCGTTCAGCCGGCCGCGCGTGAGCAATGACAACCCCTACGCCGAGTCGCTGTTCCGGACCTGCAAGTATCGGCCGGACTACCCGCGCCAAGCATTCGGCAGCGTGGACGAGGCGCGTGCATGGACGCAGCGATTTGTGCGTTGGTACAACCACGAGCACAAGCATAGTGGGCTGAAATTCGTGACACCGGCGCAGCGCCACGGTGGCGTAGCCGCGGCGGTGCTGGCGCACCGTGAAGCAGTCTATGCTGAGGCTAAGGCCAGAACGCCCAAGCGTTGGTCCGGGCCGACACGGAACTGGAGTTTGGCAGACGAAGTCTGGCTCAATCCGGAACGGATTGAGCCAGCAGAACTAAAGCAGGTTGCGTGA
- a CDS encoding dienelactone hydrolase family protein, which produces MRHIGQTVSFIRPDGQSVNGYLAKPDRTDGAPAIIVVQEWWGLNNQIRGVADRLGRAGYYALVPDLYRGASTVEQEEAHHLMSKLNFGDAVAQDIRGAMQYLGTLSSRIGITGFCMGGALTLLSLNAIPELKAGVPFYGMPPLEAIDPANIKAPVLVHSATQDAFFAAENFDKLEEKLRAGGVDSTFHRYLAHHAFANEEAIGDGRIAGTQYDAAWAQVAWDRTLTFFARHLWR; this is translated from the coding sequence ATGCGACACATCGGTCAGACCGTCTCGTTCATCCGTCCCGACGGCCAGTCGGTCAACGGCTACCTTGCGAAGCCGGATCGCACCGACGGCGCCCCGGCAATCATCGTTGTCCAGGAGTGGTGGGGCCTGAACAACCAGATTCGCGGCGTGGCCGACCGCCTTGGGCGTGCCGGCTACTACGCGCTAGTGCCGGACCTCTACCGCGGCGCCAGCACGGTCGAGCAGGAAGAGGCCCACCACCTGATGTCCAAGCTGAACTTCGGCGACGCCGTGGCGCAGGACATCCGCGGCGCTATGCAGTACCTCGGCACCCTGAGCAGCCGCATCGGTATCACTGGCTTTTGCATGGGTGGCGCGCTGACGCTGCTGTCGCTGAACGCCATCCCCGAGTTGAAGGCAGGTGTGCCGTTCTACGGCATGCCGCCGCTGGAAGCCATCGACCCTGCCAATATTAAGGCGCCGGTGCTCGTCCACTCGGCCACGCAGGACGCGTTCTTTGCGGCCGAAAACTTCGACAAGCTCGAGGAGAAGCTGCGCGCCGGCGGCGTCGACTCGACGTTCCACCGTTACCTCGCGCACCATGCCTTTGCCAACGAGGAAGCCATCGGCGACGGCCGCATCGCCGGTACCCAGTACGACGCCGCTTGGGCGCAGGTCGCCTGGGACCGCACGCTGACGTTCTTCGCGCGCCACCTCTGGCGCTGA
- a CDS encoding GIY-YIG nuclease family protein encodes MLSKPCPVPREPGLYAWYFKQVPAGVPTSDCIRVGDLTLLYIGISPRAAPLNGKPASRQRLRHRVQYHYRGNAEGSTLRLTLTHVCRWGAGALALDVGERIRCVACNRRSVDSRAQTNR; translated from the coding sequence GTGCTTTCGAAACCATGTCCCGTCCCGCGAGAGCCGGGGCTGTATGCATGGTATTTCAAGCAGGTTCCGGCCGGAGTTCCAACCAGTGACTGCATTCGCGTTGGTGACCTGACGCTTCTATACATCGGGATATCGCCTCGCGCGGCTCCGCTGAATGGCAAGCCGGCCAGCCGACAGCGCCTGCGTCACCGGGTGCAGTATCACTATCGGGGCAATGCGGAAGGCTCCACATTGCGCTTGACCTTGACTCACGTTTGCCGATGGGGAGCAGGTGCTCTCGCGCTGGATGTGGGAGAACGCATTCGTTGCGTGGCATGCAATCGAAGATCCGTGGATTCTCGAGCGCAAACTAATCGGTGA
- a CDS encoding GIY-YIG nuclease family protein, which translates to MWENAFVAWHAIEDPWILERKLIGDVALPLNLEMNKTHAFHVVLSELRRIARENARSLPVWTA; encoded by the coding sequence ATGTGGGAGAACGCATTCGTTGCGTGGCATGCAATCGAAGATCCGTGGATTCTCGAGCGCAAACTAATCGGTGATGTGGCTCTCCCTCTCAATCTCGAAATGAACAAGACCCATGCGTTTCACGTCGTGCTGTCGGAACTCAGGCGAATCGCTAGGGAGAATGCCCGTTCCCTTCCTGTTTGGACAGCCTGA